The segment tatatcaatgaaatgaatgaaattaaaaaacttattgatgaaaataatacagaATATCATATGATATcaagaaatttaaatgaagaaaaatgtaatcgtaaaatattaataagaagagaaaatgaaattcaacaaaatttaaaaattattcaagataAACAgcaagaaattgaaaaaaaattaaaattttcaatactacAAGGAATAAAAAGTgtcgaaaaaatttataatgatgaaaatattgatgggTATCATGGTACTGTTGCTGATAATATTTCTTGTGATGATAATCTTTACAGAGCAGTTTCAACTGTTGCTAAAAATCGTCTATTTCATCATATTGTTGATACAGAAACAATAGGTATAGAAATTctagaaaaaatgaaagataaaaatttatctggtGATGTTACATTTTTACCAGTAAATCGTGTTCATTCCAAGTACATTAATTATCCAACAAATAAAGATTGTTGTCCACTtgtatcaaaaataacatGCAGTGATGAAcagtttgataaaataattggatCAATATTTGGCAAGACTTTGGTTGTACGTAATATTGATACAGCATTAAATCttgaaacaaatttaaattgtgttaCACTTTCTGGTGATCAAGTATTTAGTGATGGTACAATGTTTGGTGGTTTTACAAATGCTCAATCAAATCTTGAATTGTATTATGATTATCAAAAGATTTGTGAAGAATATAAACAGTGTGAAATTGAATTGAATGCaattaaagaagaaataataattaatagtggaaaaattaataattatattgatccacagcaaattttatcaacaaaaattgaaagaaataaacaaaatctTAAACAgctgatgataaatatttcaacaattaaagaAGAGTTAAATATTAtggaaaattgtaaaattaaaaaggaagaaaatctatttataatttcatcgaatttagaaaaattgtaTGCTAAAGAAAAATGTCTTGAAGATGAATTGAAACAAGATTTTTCACATGAACGTCTTACTCCAGATCAACGTGATCTTAAAAATCTCATTGATGAAATTCAAgaattacaaaatcaaaaacaatcaataaatgaacaattaaaacttgataataaatttaaaaatgaatatgaaatattaattaaacacagagaagaattaaataaaataatttataacaattcaatggttaaaaaagtaaataaattaacaacattaaaagaagaaaaagaaaatattgaaactCAATTTCATAAAGTAAGCAATGACATtgaatatttgaatgaaaaaattgaaaatttatcaacaaaaaaaggaaaaatattagaagtaattgaaaatttaaaaaaacaaaaaaaacaatatgaagatattttaaaagatttagAAAATCAAGTACGttcattgataattgataaaaaaaataaagaaaaaaatattgaagattgtttaaaaaatataaatgacatGGGTCCACTTCCAAATGACAAAGCCAgatcaatttttgatgattggtcaacaaataaaatatttgaagaaTTAACAAGAGTTAATATTGAGCTTGAAAAACttggtaatattaataataatttttccaattacGAGGATTATATCAGCAAAAGAGAATGGATAATTCAACGACATGGAGATGCTcaagaaagaaatattattattagaaatacCATTGAAGAACTTGGTCTTCAAAAAAAGGAAGAAAGTGCAGcaatgtttaaacaaattaatgataactttgttaatattttcaagGAACTTGTACCAGATGGTCAAGCAAAATTAGTAATGTTATCTGgtggaaataataatgatcaaGATGATTTTGATCCTGATGAACTTGTTGGTATTGGAATATCAgtatcatttgataaaaaaaattgtcaaatggaaaatttaaaaaaattttctggtggacaaaaatcaattgttgCACTTGCATTAATATTTGCAATTCAAAGCTATAATCCTGcaccattttatttatttgatgaaattgatCAAGCACTTGATCCGGAGTACAGAAAAACAGTTGCtaaaatgatacaaaaaatgagtaaaaacgCACAATTTATTACAACGACATTCaggtaatattaaatttaat is part of the Aphidius gifuensis isolate YNYX2018 linkage group LG1, ASM1490517v1, whole genome shotgun sequence genome and harbors:
- the LOC122847324 gene encoding structural maintenance of chromosomes protein 3-like, whose translation is MHIKKLSICGFKSFQHLTVVDDLSKGHNAIVGKNGSGKSNLFHAIEFLFGEEYARLSAQRRQGLMHQGNGKTLSAFVEITFDNSDKKFPNKSDSIIIRREISNVKEVYYLNSKEIRKIQQIAIGNDKQRLDLLREISGVKYFDEQLQSWHKNLQKKEDKLKDVDNELKSVEEQNNGLIDEKNELNKITESLDMEIADLEDEITHKQQEIEKKLKFSILQGIKSVEKIYNDENIDGYHGTVADNISCDDNLYRAVSTVAKNRLFHHIVDTETIGIEILEKMKDKNLSGDVTFLPVNRVHSKYINYPTNKDCCPLVSKITCSDEQFDKIIGSIFGKTLVVRNIDTALNLETNLNCVTLSGDQVFSDGTMFGGFTNAQSNLELYYDYQKICEEYKQYILKDLENQVRSLIIDKKNKEKNIEDCLKNINDMGPLPNDKARSIFDDWSTNKIFEELTRVNIELEKLGNINNNFSNYEDYISKREWIIQRHGDAQERNIIIRNTIEELGLQKKEESAAMFKQINDNFVNIFKELVPDGQAKLVMLSGGNNNDQDDFDPDELVGIGISVSFDKKNCQMENLKKFSGGQKSIVALALIFAIQSYNPAPFYLFDEIDQALDPEYRKTVAKMIQKMSKNAQFITTTFRTELLQNAQKFYGVQCQNKISRVITVSKAEAINFIDEDLADK